The nucleotide window AACGGGCTTCCCCTTGGGGCGGCCAAAATGCGACGCCAGGGCCACCTTCGCCCCGGCAGACAGAAGTTTTTTCACCGTCGAAGCGTGAGCGCGTATACGAGCGTCATCCGTAACCTTTCCGTTTTTAAAGGGAACGTTAAAATCGACGCGAACCAGCACTTTCCTGTTTGCGACATCCTGAGGGCCAAATGTTTTCAGTTTCACCGCAGTATCCTCCTTAATTGGTTTGCAGACATTTTCATCGGGGAAAAACTTCCCCGACATGTTTTTCACTCACTCAGCAATTCACATAAACGTTTCCATCGATATTTTATCGTACTTTTCGTCACCGGAGGAGATAAAACGTCCCCAAGTTCCGCCAGCGACGACTCGGGATATTCCAGTCGGGCCTCCACAAGAGACCTCAGAGGGCCCGGCAGCGTTTCAATCCGTCCTTCCCTCTTCAGCTTTCGGGCCAGCTCCAGCTGCTCCTCGGCCACTTTCAGGGTTTTTCGAATATTGGCCGTGTCGCAGTTGCGCATACGATTGGCGCGGTTGCGCACCGACCGCAGAACCGCCCTGTCCTCTATGGAAAGCGACACTCCCGAAAGGCCGATTTTACTCAGAAAAGTCACAATTTCCTCCTGATCCCGCAAAATCGCCTCCCAGGCGCTGTGTACCGCGCGCTCGCTCCAGAGGATACGGGCCCTTTGCAGAATTTTCCCCACGCGGGAAAAGACGTCTTTTTCCTTCAGGCGAAGGGCGAGATAATAACCGGATTTCGGAAAATAAAGAGAACCGCAGCTCCCCCACAGGCCCCGCATCCAGTCCCAGTTCCTCTGAGGCGCGAAACGCGTCACCTCTTCGTAAACGTCTTCAGGCAGGGCAAGCCGCACGGGCCCCTTCGTCGTTTTGGAGACGAGGGTCCGTCCGCTCAGGTCCAAAACCCGCTCCCACCCTGAAAGCCTCCAGATTTTCAGGAGACGCCGCAAAACCCACAGGCGGGAACTGCTGAGAAATATCTCGTCCGGAGCGTTCTTCCGGGTTCTGACGCCCGCCCGCAGTCCCGTCACGATGCCCGCCGCCTCCGACGTGGCTCTCTCTTCGGAAGAAAGCGGAAATGACGCCCATTCGTCCCAAAGGTCTTCCTCCGGAGAGTGCATGGCTATGGGTTTCGCTCCGGCTCACGGCAGAGACGCAGAAGGATTCCCGCCAGCTTGAAGGAATCGTGCCTCACGAGTTTCATGTCGAGGACCTGCACCATGGGAACTTCGATGATCCTGCACTGAAGCGCCTCAATTTTTTTGCGCTGATGGCGGTCCAGATAGAGGGGTCTGGCGTTTTCCTGCCGATAACCCGCCGCCAGTTCATCCGGAATCGGAGCGTTGTTGACGACGATATACTCCGGAACCTGACCCAACGCGGCAGAAACCCACTCCAGGTGATTCAGAATGTTCATCCCCTCCGTTTCCTCCGGCTGGGTCATGAGGTTGCAGATGTACACCTTCGGCACGGGGGACTCCCGAAGTTTCTCCGCAAACTCCGGAAGCAGAAGGTTGGGAATGACGCTGGTGAAGAGGCTGCCCGGCCCCAGGGCGATGATGTGGGCATCGTCAATGGAGTGAAGCACCTCCTCCAGAGGCCGCGCGCCCTCCGGTTCCAGCCAGATTTCCTTCAGGCTGTGGCCGTACTTCGAGATCTCCAGTTCTCCCCGCACTTTCCGGCCGTCCAGGGTGAGCCCCACCAGAGAGATCGCCTCCGTGGTCACGGGCAGAACCTTGCCCCGAATGGCCAGCAGGTCGTTCATCTGTTCGACGGCGATCCGAAAATCCCCGCACAGTTCTGAAACCGCCAGAAGAAGCAAATTTCCCAGGCTGTGGCCGGCCAGTTCTCCGTGGTCGAAGCGAAAATCCAGCACCCGCCTCAGAGCGTTGTCGTTTTCGGCCAGAGCGACCATGCAGTTGCGCACGTCCCCCGGCGGCAGCACGCCCCATTCCATTCTG belongs to Synergistaceae bacterium and includes:
- the whiA gene encoding DNA-binding protein WhiA, which gives rise to MHSPEEDLWDEWASFPLSSEERATSEAAGIVTGLRAGVRTRKNAPDEIFLSSSRLWVLRRLLKIWRLSGWERVLDLSGRTLVSKTTKGPVRLALPEDVYEEVTRFAPQRNWDWMRGLWGSCGSLYFPKSGYYLALRLKEKDVFSRVGKILQRARILWSERAVHSAWEAILRDQEEIVTFLSKIGLSGVSLSIEDRAVLRSVRNRANRMRNCDTANIRKTLKVAEEQLELARKLKREGRIETLPGPLRSLVEARLEYPESSLAELGDVLSPPVTKSTIKYRWKRLCELLSE
- the yvcK gene encoding uridine diphosphate-N-acetylglucosamine-binding protein YvcK; translation: MDWTTGFIVGIFTAFFIIVVFDVRGLRRTRNKEGNDPFRGAMSYRLATGPCIVAVGGGTGLSTLLRGIKGFTRNITAVVAVTDEGGSSGRLRMEWGVLPPGDVRNCMVALAENDNALRRVLDFRFDHGELAGHSLGNLLLLAVSELCGDFRIAVEQMNDLLAIRGKVLPVTTEAISLVGLTLDGRKVRGELEISKYGHSLKEIWLEPEGARPLEEVLHSIDDAHIIALGPGSLFTSVIPNLLLPEFAEKLRESPVPKVYICNLMTQPEETEGMNILNHLEWVSAALGQVPEYIVVNNAPIPDELAAGYRQENARPLYLDRHQRKKIEALQCRIIEVPMVQVLDMKLVRHDSFKLAGILLRLCREPERNP